In Mercurialis annua linkage group LG5, ddMerAnnu1.2, whole genome shotgun sequence, a single genomic region encodes these proteins:
- the LOC126682526 gene encoding protoporphyrinogen oxidase 2, chloroplastic/mitochondrial, whose translation MSSVRREDKNPAYGKRVAVVGAGVSGLAAAYKLKSHGLKVTVFEAEERAGGKLRSVFHNGLIWDEGANTMTESEPEVTNLIDSLGIRETQQFPVSQNKRYIVRNGKPVLIPANPIALITSNFLSAQSKFQIILEPFLWKKQEFSKVHDAYTEESVGEFFQRHFGKEVVDYLIDPFVAGTNAADPESLSVRHSFPELWNLEKRFGSIIGGAIQAKLFTKKEKSRESKVLSEKKKHQRGSFSFLGGMQKLTDMLCKEIAKDELKLESKVLSLSYNPDSKLALENWSISYASKGDKHLENSYYDAVIMTAPLCNVKAMKISKSRSLYSLDFLPEVIYMPLSVIITTFKKDKVKNPLEGFGVLVPSKEQQNGLKTLGTLFSSMMFPDRVPDDQYLYTTFVGGSRNKELAKASTDDLKQIVTSDLRQLLGAEGEPTFVNHFYWSKAFPLYGRNYNSVVEAIDKMEKDLPGFVYAGNHKGGLSVGKAITSGCKAADVVISFLESSSSSDNKNKC comes from the exons ATGTCATCAGTCAGAAGAGAAGATAAAAACCCAG CTTATGGTAAAAGAGTGGCTGTTGTGGGTGCTGGTGTTAG TGGACTTGCTGCAGCTTACAAACTGAAATCACATGGCTTGAAAGTTACAGTATTTGAAGCTGAAGAGAGAGCTGGAGGGAAGCTGAGAAGTGTTTTCCATAATGGTTTGATTTGGGATGAAGGTGCAAATACAATG ACCGAGAGTGAGCCGGAGGTTACAAATTTAATTGATAGTCTCGGAATTCGAGAAACACAACAATTT CCAGTTTCACAGAACAAAAGGTATATTGTAAGAAATGGGAAGCCAGTATTA ATACCCGCAAATCCCATTGCGCTGATCACCAGTAACTTTCTTTCTGCACAatcaaag TTTCAGATCATTTTGGAGCCATTTTTGTGGAAGAAACAAGAGTTCTCAAAAGTGCATGATGCTTATACTGAGGAAAG TGTTGGTGAATTTTTTCAGCGGCATTTCGGTAAAGAG GTTGTTGATTATCTTATTGATCCTTTTGTTGCGGGAACGAATGCTGCAGATCCTGAATCTCTTTCT GTACGCCATTCTTTTCCAGAGCTATGGAATCTAGAGAAACG ATTTGGATCTATTATAGGTGGGGCTATTCAGGCCAAGTTATTTACCAAAAAGGAGAAGAGCAGAGAATCAAAAGTATTGTCAGAAAAGAAAAAGCACCAACGTggttcattttcatttttgggCGGAATGCAG AAACTAACTGACATGTTGTGCAAAGAGATCGCAAAAGATGAGCTGAAACTGGAATCAAAAGTCTTGTCACTGTCTTACAATCCTGATTCTAAGTTGGCACTGGAGAATTGGTCAATTTCTTATGCTTCAAAGGGTGACAAGCATTTGGAGAACTCGTATTACGATGCTGTCATCATGACG GCTCCATTATGCAATGTTAAAGCAATGAAGATCTCAAAAAGCAGAAGTCTCTATTCGCTGGACTTTCTTCCTGAG GTAATTTATATGCCACTATCAGTCATTATTACCACTTTTAAGAAGGATAAAGTCAAGAATCCCCTTGAAGGCTTTGGAGTTCTTGTTCCTTCTAAGGAGCAACAAAATGGTCTAAAAACTCTAG GTACACTGTTTTCCTCCATGATGTTTCCAGATCGTGTACCTGATGATCAATATCTCTATACAACTTTTGTTGGTGGGAGTCGAAACAAGGAACTGGCAAAAGCTTCAAC ggatgATCTGAAGCAGATTGTTACTTCTGACCTTAGGCAGTTGTTAGGAGCAGAGGGAGAGCCCACATTTGTAAA TCATTTCTACTGGAGTAAAGCATTTCCATTGTATGGGAGGAACTATAATTCAGTGGTGGAAGCCATTGATAAGATGGAAAAAGATCTACCTGGGTTCGTCTATGCAG GTAACCATAAAGGCGGATTATCAGTTGGCAAAGCAATAACCTCTGGATGTAAAGCAGCTGATGTTGTCATATCCTTTCTggaa tcttcttcttcttcagatAACAAGAATAAATGCTGA
- the LOC126681944 gene encoding uncharacterized protein LOC126681944, which translates to MINGPWICGGDFNEVFTETEKVGGGRKQQYLMRNFREAVEACNLFEVRGLENDFTWWGNRESGVVREKLDRFLINDDWSLLYPDHVAFSLGFWGSDHAPIITCHKEKIGRDSGKVDLKRRFPFEESWTANSVPKHSG; encoded by the coding sequence ATGATAAATGGGCCCTGGATATGCGGAGGCGATTTCAACGAGGTCTTCACTGAAACAGAGAAGGTGGGGGGAGGCCGTAAGCAACAATACTTGATGAGGAATTTTAGAGAAGCTGTGGAAGCCTGCAATCTGTTTGAGGTAAGGGGTTTGGAGAATGATTTTACATGGTGGGGGAACAGGGAATCTGGAGTCGTTAGAGAAAAGCTTGATAGGTTCTTAATTAATGACGACTGGTCCCTGCTCTACCCAGACCATGTAGCTTTCAGTCTTGGTTTCTGGGGTTCAGACCATGCTCCGATCATTACTTGTCACAAAGAGAAGATTGGCAGAGACAGTGGGAAGGTGGATTTGAAGAGGAGGTTCCCGTTTGAGGAATCGTGGACCGCTAACTCTGTTCCGAAACATAGTGGATGA
- the LOC130015610 gene encoding uncharacterized protein LOC130015610: MGRIFVIDIEGRCYSCRCCDDTPLALVDDVLSRDKTDFELSTIPALIPVLSTAAGETLLLLVKHVELIINKVFFIIQFIRHNYIFVLQHIWWKPCMYCCRAGCSKSD, from the exons ATGGGAAGAATATTCGTGATAGACATAGAAGGCCGATGCTACAGTTGCCGGTGCTGCGACGATACCCCTCTTGCTCTCGTCGACGATGTCCTTTCTCGG GACAAAACTGACTTTGAACTATCAACAATTCCAGCTCTCATACCTGTACTGAGTACTGCTGCTGGCGAGACGCTACTGCTGCTTGTTAAGCACGTTGAACTTATTATTAACaaggttttttttatcattcaattcatTAGAcacaattatatttttgtgcTTCAACACATTTGGTGGAAACCCTGTATGTACTGCTGCAGGGCTGGCTGTTCTAAGAGTGATTGA